DNA from Tripterygium wilfordii isolate XIE 37 chromosome 15, ASM1340144v1, whole genome shotgun sequence:
CGTTTTGAGGGTGATTAGGAGGAGTTTTGCAGGGTATTTGTGGTATATTAAGGGAGATTTGAGTACAATTTTGGATGGGATGAAGGTGGGGTTTGTGATAAATGCATTGCTAAGGGATGTGAGGGATAAGAAGGTGATGGATTTAATAAAATCAGCACTGGTTACACCGGTGATTACAACTCGGGTTGATGagggagagaagagaaagaagacgaAGAGGAAATATCAGAAGAAAAGGGTGTTGGCAGAAGACGAGCCAAAGCCTGACCCTTATTGGTTAGAAACCTTTTTTGGTTTTGCTCCCGAGGAGGCAGGGAAAGTTCCATCATGGGGACATTGTGGGATTCTTAGTCCCCTTTTGGCCAATATTTGCCTGGATGAGTTTGATAGATGGATGGAGAGGAAGACAAAGGAATTCTACCATCCATCAAAGAATGATGTGATATGGAACAACCCTGAAGGGGAAGCAGAACATGGGAATACGTCTTGGCCGGAATTTGTTCCAACCAGCGGACCTGACAAGACCAGAAAGATGGACTACATAAGATATGGGGGTCACATTTTGATTGGCGTTCGGGGACCAAGAGCAGATGCAGCGACATTGAGAAAGCAATTAATTGAGTTTTGTGATCAGAAATACATGCTAAAGCTAGATAACGAGAGCCTCCCTATTGAACATATAACTAAGGGTATAATGTTTCTTGATCATGTACTATGTCGAAGAGTTGTGTATCCAACTCTTAGGTACACTGCAACTGGGGGAAAGATCATTAGTGAAAAGGGTGTGGGCACTCTTTTGTCAGTCACAGCAAGCTTGAAACAATGCATCAAACAATTTAGGAAGTTGAACTTTATCAAGGGGGATAGGGATCCAGACCCGCAGCCTTGTTTTCGAATGTTCCATGCTACTCAAGCTCACACCAATGCGCAGATGAACAAGTTTTTGTCAACCATGGTTGAGTGGTATAGGTATGCTGACAATCGAAAGAAAATAGTGAACTTTTGTTCTTATATTGTAAGGGGATCCCTTGCAAAGCTTTATGCTGCTAAATATAAGCTTCGTTCACGAGCAAAAGTGTACAAAATTGGTGATCGTAATCTCAGCCGGCCTCTTAAGGAGAAGAAAGGGCAGTCACCAGAGTTCCATAATTTGCTGAGGATGGGTCTTGTAGAGTCTATTGATGGCCTCCAGTATACAAGAATGTCTCTGGTACCCGAAACTGACTACACACCTTTTCCAAGTAATTGGAGACCTGATCACGAGATAGCATTGCTTGAGTATATAAGACTTGATGATCCCAAAACTGTTGATGAGCAACGGAATAGCATTGGAGAACAAGGTCTAGTTTCACCGCAGGACTATATTTCAATGCTAGTTTGGAACTACAAGAGAAATGTTATTGCGATGGACCAGCTTTCCATGCTAAAGACAGCTGATAATAACAAGGAAAAAGATCATCAACTGCTGTTAGGTTCAAGTGATGGGCTCAATGATCAGGAAAACATGGAAGAGGATGAACAGATTAAAGGGTTTCGAGCAGCACATATGTAAGGTACATATCTTACACAGTGGTTTGGAgggttttttgtcattttatccTTGTGACCAAGCTTTGTACTGGTTATTGGAGCAGAGCAGAATGAATTTGATGTCTCAGTAAGTGTTCACACCATGTTAGTGCAGAAGAAGTAAACTTTTAATATATCGAAATCCCAAATTTAATTTTCATGAAAATTTGTTACAATGATTACTGCCATTTCTTTGGTGATGTATTTTgaattactttattttaactGTAACTTTTTGCATGCCCGTAATATTTCCAAAGAATGCATTGAAGTCTCACTGCATCCAATACCCCTTAGTAAGAAATTATTAGCACTGTTTTCATTTCAATTCAATGTGTTCATCGGATGAATCATTCCTTGATTTCACGATGCATGATGCATGATGCATGATGCTTAGCGGTCTTCTACACTACTTCAGATTtttatgctttgaaattccGGGTACGTGTCTTGCCTTAATATCTTTGGAAGTAGTTTGACTGAACTAGTGTATGATGAAACCTAATGTTAGCCACTCCTTAGGATTTGAAAATTTTActcttcaataaaaaaaatgacaagacTTACTGAAGATTATTTTTATGTCAGGGATTTTCTTTTGAGGATGACTACGTGGGAAAGTTATCATATTTAAATAACCCACCttcatttttcttataaaaaaagaagCCCTATCTTCATTTTCAAGCTTGCTTTTTGTATAGTTTCATTCAGGAATAGAAGAAACGAATCTTTCTATTAGTTTTTGTTGCTTTAAAGTTCAGTAGTTTAGAATATATAATGGGAGGATTACATCTGATGTGCCCGTCCTTGTTGTTAGACTTGTGCTGAAAGGAGATACTATTGAAATGACTGCAAATGTATTCGATTTGACGATGGAGAGCAATGGAATC
Protein-coding regions in this window:
- the LOC120017122 gene encoding nuclear intron maturase 2, mitochondrial → MHPRLAIYTQQILNNANRIPTSITTTRLLYSCSNPSKFRTNGLVLSRLLSYFTPLHRREPPDPNDPSTLMKEDGVSVCSQMWIENFRDPDRTVTNLSSYLRRFELWVLAYQKVSADEMGAYMPRSSITKSALEDLLKLRNAVLDERFKWGARLDFIIKSPKDKTDYASLSKRKIKAILTTTQPAAFQDKIVQEVLFMILEPIYEARFSQKSFAFRPGRSVHTVLRVIRRSFAGYLWYIKGDLSTILDGMKVGFVINALLRDVRDKKVMDLIKSALVTPVITTRVDEGEKRKKTKRKYQKKRVLAEDEPKPDPYWLETFFGFAPEEAGKVPSWGHCGILSPLLANICLDEFDRWMERKTKEFYHPSKNDVIWNNPEGEAEHGNTSWPEFVPTSGPDKTRKMDYIRYGGHILIGVRGPRADAATLRKQLIEFCDQKYMLKLDNESLPIEHITKGIMFLDHVLCRRVVYPTLRYTATGGKIISEKGVGTLLSVTASLKQCIKQFRKLNFIKGDRDPDPQPCFRMFHATQAHTNAQMNKFLSTMVEWYRYADNRKKIVNFCSYIVRGSLAKLYAAKYKLRSRAKVYKIGDRNLSRPLKEKKGQSPEFHNLLRMGLVESIDGLQYTRMSLVPETDYTPFPSNWRPDHEIALLEYIRLDDPKTVDEQRNSIGEQGLVSPQDYISMLVWNYKRNVIAMDQLSMLKTADNNKEKDHQLLLGSSDGLNDQENMEEDEQIKGFRAAHM